The genomic region AGGGCGGCGACGGCCACTCCCAGCCAGTAGAAAAGCCCGAGGCCGAGCATATGGCCGAAGAGGGCGAACAGCCCGGCGGCGAACAAGTGAAGAACCTTCGCCAGCCGCAGCCCGGCGGCGATCCCGAAGCGCGCCGGGACGGAGTAAATACCGGCCGTGCGGTCAAAGTCATAATCGTTGCACGCGTAAATAATATCGAACCCCGCCACCCACACCATCACCGCCGCAGCCAGCGTCAGCGCCGCGGCATCCACCGCGCCGGTAATCGCCACCCAGGCCCCCAGCGGCGCGAGAGCCAGCGTGCCGCCGAGAAAAAGATGGCACAGCCACGTGAACCGTTTGGTATACGAATAAAAAGTGAGCGCAACCAGCACCACCGGGAAAAGCCGGAAAGCCAGCTCGCTGAGATTATAAGCCGCCACCGCCAGCAGCAGCAGCGACAGGACAGTATA from Sporomusaceae bacterium harbors:
- a CDS encoding UbiA-like polyprenyltransferase is translated as MRLGKLAVFLEMIKFEHTVFALPFAYIGALLAELRLPSVHDFVWITLAMIGARTAAMSLNRIIDRHIDAANPRTAARALPRGLLPLGTVWLYTVLSLLLLAVAAYNLSELAFRLFPVVLVALTFYSYTKRFTWLCHLFLGGTLALAPLGAWVAITGAVDAAALTLAAAVMVWVAGFDIIYACNDYDFDRTAGIYSVPARFGIAAGLRLAKVLHLFAAGLFALFGHMLGLGLFYWLGVAVAALLLFWQHRLISPADLSRAGVAFFSLNGSLSVVMLAAVFLDVALR